CGTTGTAGGCCGATAGCTTTTGCGGGTCCACCACCACCTGATACTGCTTCTCGAAGCCGCCGACCGACGCGATCTCGGAGACGCCCTGCACGCCCTGCAGCTCATAGCGCAAGAAGAAGTCCTGTATCGACCGGAGCTCTGCTAGGTCGTGCCGCCCGGTGGTGTCGCGGACGGTGTACTGGTAGACCCACCCTACACCGCTCGCGTCGGGCCCCAGCGCTGCCGAGGCCGCTTCCGGCAATTCCTCCTCTACCGTACTCAGCGACTCCAGGACCCGGCTCCGCGCCCAGTAGAGGTCGGTCCCGTCCTCGAAAATCACGTACACGAACGAGGTCCCAAACATCGAGTAGCCACGCACCGTCTTGGCGTACGGCACCGACATGAGGGAAGTCGTCAGCGGATAGGTGACCTGCTCCTCCACTACCTTCGGTCCCTGCCCCGCATACTCCGTCTTGATGATCACCTGCGTCGGGGACAGGTCCGGAAACGCGTCTACCGGCATGTTAACGGTTGCCCAGGTCCCCCCTGCCGCCAGCAACAGCGTCACCAGCGCCACTAGCAGCCGGTTGTGGGCACTCCATTCGATAATCGATTTCAGCACAATAAATGACCAGTTGCGTCAACGAGTCAACGACCAGTGGACCTGTTGCTAGTGTTGGTGGCCGGCACCCTGCATCGACGTGCTATCGTCCATCGCCGCCAGTGCGCCGCTTAGCCGCGCCTCCGAATCAATGAGGAACTGCGCGCTCGTTACCACCCGCTCGCCCCCGTCCAGTCCATGGAGCACCTGCGTGCGTCCGTCCGCCGAGCGTCCCGTATGCACCGGCACCGGCCGGAAGCGCCCGTCCCCGAGCGCCCGAATCACAATCTCCCGCTCGCCGCTGCTTACGATGGCCGAGGACGGGACGACCGGGCGGGGCGTCGCCTCGCCTCCCGACAGCCGGACTGTCGCGTACATCCCCGGTTTCAGTATCCGATTCGGATTCGGCACCGCAATGCGGGCCCGCACCGTGCGAGTGTCAGTGTCCACCTCGTCGTAGATGTACTCGACCCGCCCGGTCACCGTCCGCCCCGGACTGTAAGGCAACTCCACCTGCGCCCGGCTACCTACGTCGATCCAGGACAGGTCTTGCTCGTAGACGTCCACCATGAGCCAGAGCGGACTCAGGCCGGTGATGTGAAAGAGCGTCTGCCCCGGCGAAAGCTTTTCTCCCTCCGTGATTTTCTTCGTCGTCACGGTGCCGGTGGACGGGGCAGTAAACGTGAGCGTCCGCATCGGCGTCCGCGTCTCTTCCAGGCGCTTGATTTGATCCTCGGAGATGTCCCAGTAGCTGAGCCGACGCCGGGCCGCGTCCACCAGTCGCTGGGCGCCGTCGTCCGAGCCAAGCCGGTCGGCCGTCCGCAACGCGGCCAAGTACTCCTCCTGCGTCGCCACCAACTGCGGACTGTAAAGGTCAAACAAGGGCTCGCCTTTCTGCACCCGCGCCCCCTCGTAGTCTACGTGCAGCGTCTCCACCCAGCCCCCTACCTTCGGCGCTACCGCCGTCGCAAGGCGCTCGTTGGCCTCGAACCGCCCGGTCGTGCGCACCGTGCGGGCCAGCGGCTCCACCGCAACGGTCTGTGACCGCACGCCAATGTTCTGCATTGTCGCTGGCGAGACCTTAACCGTGCCCCCCTCCTGCTCGCCTACCGGGGTCCGGGTCAAATCCATGCCGCAGATGGGGCACTGCCCAGCCTCGTCGCGGACGATGTCTGGGTGCATCCCCCCTTGGTAAACGTACCCGTCCCCATCGGTGTCGTACGTCGCCAAACCGGCCGCCTGTCCGCTTGAGGATCTGGCCCGGCCCGTGGAGTCGTCCTCCATGGTCATCTCACCGGTGGAGTCGGCCCCCGTGCCCATCTCGCTGGAGCCATCCATGCTCGCCATGTCGTCGTGGGACGAGTGCGCCGCCGGCTCCACAACGTATGGCCCGCCGTACCACACCACAGCCCCGCCCCCAACAACGAGGCCGACGAGCAATGCAAGGCCGGCAATCACACCCGTGCTGCTAGCAACTGATCGAACGCTTAACATCATGTCACTTCGCATGCGGTAGAAGTATGCGGTAAAAGAAGTCTCGGAGGGCGGTGTGGGAAGACGCTGGGGGAGCACACATGGGCTTTTTCCGCCCCCTTCGGATTTCCCGCCCTTGATTGGGCCCGCCTGTAATCGAGCCCGCCTATAACGAAGAACCGCTCAAGTTAGAGCTTACTCGGCCGCGCCGGTGAGGTCCACCCGTCCTGCCGCCCGCTCCCACTTCGCTTCGGTTTTGAGAAGGCGCGTGTGGACGGACGCCCGCTGAAGCCGGAGCTGAAACAGTGTCCGCTCCGCGTCGAGCAGGTCCAAAAAGTCGCTCTGCCCAGTCTGGTAGCCGCTGAGGGTCGTTTCGAGGGCGGTTTCGGCCTTCGGAAGCAGCGTCTCATCCAGCAGCGTCAGCTGCTGCTCCCGCCGCTCCATCTGCTGTTGAAGGTCGGACAGCCGCGTGCGCAGCTCTAGCCGGAACGAGGCCAGTTCCGTCCTGGCCCGCTGCCGCTCGATCTCCGCTTCCTGGATCGCTGCCGTCTGTTTACTGCGCCAGAGCGGCACCTTTATGCCGACGCTCAAGGCCAGCGCGTCGCGGCCGTTCATCGCAGGGGTCAGGTCGGCCGGCGCGATGTCGAAGTACTGCACGCCGACAGTAACGTCCGGCCATTGCTCCTTCTTCGCGAGCTCGGTTTCACGCTCGGACCGCTCGATGCGGCGCTGAATCTTCGTTGCTTCCGGGCGCCGGTCGAGGGCCCGGGCGGGCTCGACGGGGTCCGTCTCGGGCCGGGTGCCGATCTCGGCCACGGGATCGCGCCGCGCAAGGCCCTCTTGCCCCGTTAGCCGAGACAGCGTCTGCAGCGCCGACTGCCGGTCGGCCGCTAGCCCTTCGAGGCGCGTCTCCAAACGCTGACGCTCGATCTGGGCCTTTAAGATGGCCGATTGTCCCTCTTCTCCGACCTCGTACTGCGAGGTCGCTGCTTGCTCGAACTGCTTCAGATCGGCCTGAAAGCGACGGATGGAGCGCTCATGAGCCTGCACCCGGACGAGGGTGTAGTAGGCCCGCCGGATGCGAAGGGCAAGGTCCTGCTCAAGGGCGTCCGCATTTGCCGCGGCGACGTCAGCCCCGAGGTCTGCCACTGTCCGGCGAAGGGAGCGCTTACCGGGAAACGGAATTGCCTGTTGGACGCGCCACTGCGTACGCTGCTCGCCCCGCGCCGTCACAATTGGAAAGGAGAAGACCGTGCCTCCGACGGTAGGGTGGGGGAGCGCTCCCACCTGATCTCCTCGTTTCTCACGGGCGTCGCTGCGGAGCCGGGCCGCCCGTAGGGATGGGTTTCCCTGAGCGGCAGCGTGAAACAAAGAATCCAGGCGTAGCGGGGGCGTTGCCGAGGCGTCGGCAGTCGTAGAATCGAGCGGTGTGGGGTCGAGCAGGGCCGGGGGGACAGTGTTGGGCTGAGGCTGGGCAGCAACGGCCTGTACCAGCAAGAACCCCCACAGGCCTACGGCCCCCATCCAAAATGGGCGACGTGACATCAATCGGGAATGGCATCGGAACGGGTAGACGAAAACCACACGGAGCCGACGGCGTCCGTGTCTAGTTCCCGGATCGCCGGTGTCAGCTCCGGGAAACCGATGCCAATGCTAACACTGAAAGGTAGCCGTCCAGACGTGAAGGCGGACGGCCATTGAAGAGAGAGGCCCGACCTCAATGTCCCAGACGTTCTCCTCATCTTCGGGCGCCGGAAGGGACACGGACCCGGCCGAACGGAGGTGCTCAGTACCGACGGTCGCGGGTTGGACCGGCAGGCGAAGGTCGACAATGTCGGTCAGCGCAGAAGGCGACTCGCAGCACAGAACGTCCGCACAGTCGGTCGTACAGTCCGTCGCATGTCCGTTCGCATGGCCATGACCAGAGGCATGCGCATCACGATGTGAGGCGTGCGCGCTGTGATGCATCGGCCTCGCCTCCGCTTGAAGGGCAGGCGGCGACGCGGGCGTCTCCTCCGCGCACAACTGCTGTATCCCCGGAAGTACAGACCCGGCGAGAA
This is a stretch of genomic DNA from Salinibacter grassmerensis. It encodes these proteins:
- a CDS encoding efflux RND transporter periplasmic adaptor subunit, which produces MRSDMMLSVRSVASSTGVIAGLALLVGLVVGGGAVVWYGGPYVVEPAAHSSHDDMASMDGSSEMGTGADSTGEMTMEDDSTGRARSSSGQAAGLATYDTDGDGYVYQGGMHPDIVRDEAGQCPICGMDLTRTPVGEQEGGTVKVSPATMQNIGVRSQTVAVEPLARTVRTTGRFEANERLATAVAPKVGGWVETLHVDYEGARVQKGEPLFDLYSPQLVATQEEYLAALRTADRLGSDDGAQRLVDAARRRLSYWDISEDQIKRLEETRTPMRTLTFTAPSTGTVTTKKITEGEKLSPGQTLFHITGLSPLWLMVDVYEQDLSWIDVGSRAQVELPYSPGRTVTGRVEYIYDEVDTDTRTVRARIAVPNPNRILKPGMYATVRLSGGEATPRPVVPSSAIVSSGEREIVIRALGDGRFRPVPVHTGRSADGRTQVLHGLDGGERVVTSAQFLIDSEARLSGALAAMDDSTSMQGAGHQH
- a CDS encoding TolC family protein; its protein translation is MSRRPFWMGAVGLWGFLLVQAVAAQPQPNTVPPALLDPTPLDSTTADASATPPLRLDSLFHAAAQGNPSLRAARLRSDAREKRGDQVGALPHPTVGGTVFSFPIVTARGEQRTQWRVQQAIPFPGKRSLRRTVADLGADVAAANADALEQDLALRIRRAYYTLVRVQAHERSIRRFQADLKQFEQAATSQYEVGEEGQSAILKAQIERQRLETRLEGLAADRQSALQTLSRLTGQEGLARRDPVAEIGTRPETDPVEPARALDRRPEATKIQRRIERSERETELAKKEQWPDVTVGVQYFDIAPADLTPAMNGRDALALSVGIKVPLWRSKQTAAIQEAEIERQRARTELASFRLELRTRLSDLQQQMERREQQLTLLDETLLPKAETALETTLSGYQTGQSDFLDLLDAERTLFQLRLQRASVHTRLLKTEAKWERAAGRVDLTGAAE